The Bubalus kerabau isolate K-KA32 ecotype Philippines breed swamp buffalo chromosome 8, PCC_UOA_SB_1v2, whole genome shotgun sequence genomic sequence gtccatggaattctccaggcaagtatactggagtgggttgccattcccttctccaggggatcttcccacccagggattgaacctgggtctcccttactgcagacagattctttaccgtctgagctgccAGTCATTctatatttctccattttcccAGTCCTTGGAAAACACTAATCTGCTTCTTATGTCTattgcctattctgaacatttcatataaatggaattcgTGCAATATGTGgcattttgtgtctggcttatttcagttagcataatgttctcaataTTTAGGTATACCTTATTTCActttatggccaaataattttccattcagtgaattttaaaaatgtgctgtATCCATTCTTTAgttatgaacatttgggttgttttcacttcAGGACTAacatgaataatgctactatgaacatttttgtacaagtttttgtttggacgtctgttttcatttctcttgagtaataTACCTAGgagtaattctgtgtttaacctTTCAAGGAACTCTGTTCTCCAAAAGGGCTGCATCATTTTATAACTCCCTCCCCAAGCTCTGTAAGTTTCAGTTCCATTTGCTCACCAGTAGCTGGTATTGTTGGTTTTTTTGATTTGAGCTTTTCTGGTGGGTGTGCAGtagtatcttattgtggttttaatttgcatttctctagtgttGCAGTGTTAAGcatatttttatgtgctttttgCCATCTCTATGTCCTTGAAGTACTTGTTTAaatgttttgtatgtttttttcttgGGTCCATTTGTTTTGTtactgagttttgagagttctgcATAGAATCTTTATCAAATAGTTTTTTTGTAAACATTTCTTTATCAAatagttttgcaaatattttttttattaagtagTTGTTTTGGAAACATTCATCAAATAGTTGTTTTGCAAACATTTCTTCCTAGCCTGtggtttctcttttttgtgtTCATAATGCTGTCTTGTGaagagaagtttttaattttgatgaagtctaatttactttttttctcttattgattGTACTTTGGTGTTATAGCTAAGAAGTCTTTGCGTTCCTCAGTGTCACAATGAttctctcctgttttcttctaaaagttttacagTCTtggattttacatttaggtccatAATTTCGagttattttgtgtgtatgtttgctaTTGAATTTTTAGTGTCACTGTATTGCCTCTAGTTAACTCAGCTCTCACCCCAAAAAttcatgaaatataaaaaataaatacatgaacttAATTCAGTTGCTAAAGTCTtacaatgaattttaaattattaggtGATTTTAATGTAAGTTCTTGCAAAGGATATATTCATAGCTTTTCATAGCTTATTTAATGCTGTAAAATTATCTTCATATTGCCAATTTGACATACAAGTATTCACAAGTTATaattgttaaaatgttaaaataaaatgccAGCATTTAgtttaaattataatttgaatGAAAAAAGTAAACGTTCATCTTGAGAAGATAAAATATGAAGCTAGATTAATACTTTGCAAGCATCAGTCATTAGCAAAAAGAGGTTACTTCTTTCCCCTCAAAGCCTTCCTTTTCACAGTCTTGCCTGTTTCTGAAGCAGTTACCAGTATATTTCATTCCTTCTCCAAGTCTTTGTGCAGTTGTCGCTCCCCACGAGGGCTTCCCCTTGACCACATATTTAAAATTGCAgtccttctcattgcagtagtcCTGGTTGtacttcagctttatttttctcattacacTTTACTGTCCTCTGCATAAATTCAACTTATTTGTCTTCTCTATCAGAATTTAAGGTCTCTGAAGGCAgggttttgttcactgatgtataCCTACCATCTAAATGGTGCCTAGCgtatagtaggtgttcagtaaatgctgaatgaataaatgtatgaAGTTATACACGTTTGTCACAGTGTTAATTTTAAACCTCAGAGTTTCTAATAGGAACATAGTAACCTAGGAAAATACCTTACAATAAACTGtttaagatgattttttaaacatttgctaTCAAAGCctttattttcatgattattgTTTGCAGGGCTCAGTTTGGCAAAGGCTTGGTGCAGACGTGACAGCAGTTGAGTTTTTGGGTCATGTTGGTGGTGTTGGAATTGATATGGAAATATCTAAAAACTTTCAACGTATCCTTCAAAAACaaggatttaaatttaaattaaacacaAAAGTTACTGGTGCTACTAAGAAATCAGATGGAAAAATTGATGTTTCGTAAGTATGCTACGTTTGTTTTTGATATGGTATCCTTCTGTgtgtttctttaagaaaaacatttagcGTTAAGAATCAGATTTTTTATAACTTAGTACCACTTTATTGTATAGTGTAGCTCAGTATTGCTTATCCAGTCAGCCCTCTGAAATTCATGATTGCATTGATGATAGAAAAACTAACCCAGTGTTCTCATTTGTTATGTACTTTTTCATAGTATACATTCAGAACAATTTAAACTCTCAACATTCagtaaaatcattatttttagacAGATGCATGGGGAAATCAGTAAGATTATTGATTAGATTGCTTACTATGTGCCTGGTATTCTACTTACTCAACACTGAAGTAACTTGCCTAATGTCTCATAGCTGGTGGGGGCAGAAGCACTACTTGAGCTTGGATCTATGTTCTTAAACCATGTTAATTACAGCCTTTTGTTGTGAGGTTCAAATGATAGACCTGTAGAGGATATGTACATTTTTCATTGCCTGACcctgatttatgttttatttatgattaaaatagaCTGTCAGAAGTGTCATTAATACTTGAGTAATGTCTGGTCTTAAGTTTCCAATATCTGTCAGCTATTCATGTGGATGTGTTTTACAATTATATGCTGCTTACTACCTAGTATTGAGGCTGCTTCTGGTGGTAAAGCTGAAGTTATCACTTGTGATGTACTGCTGGTTTGCATCGGCCGACGACCCTTTACTCAGAATTTGGGACTAGAAGAGCTTGGGATTGAGCTGGATCCTAGAGGTAGAATTCCAGTGAATACCAGATTCCAAACTAAAATTCCAAAGTAAGTTGCATACCTACCTgcattttcaataattttaaataaacactTGTCATGCCTTAAAAATGCATTGGCTTTGGGGAAGAATAGTAAAATTATAacctgtaaaagaaaaataattaattgaaTTTTTGATTATGCAAAGTGTAGAACTTGAACTTGGAAGAGctgtatttgatttattttttggtcatttaCTAACTGGAAACTCATAGTTTTTGACTCTGGCATAACAGAAGATGAGTGTCTGTGATTTCAGAAGTTCACTGTTTGTGTTGATCTCTGTGGCAGTATCTATGCAATTGGTGATGTGGTTGCTGGTCCAATGCTGGCTCACAAAGCAGAGGATGAAGGCATTATCTGTGTTGAAGGGATGGCTGGTGGCGCTGTACACATTGACTACAACTGTGTACCATCGGTGATTTACACACACCCTGAAGTTGCTTGGGTTGGGAAATCAGAAGAGCAGTTGAAAGAAGAGGTAATTCTGAATGAGGGTGGTTTTATTCTTAACGTGTGATTTGACCTAATGACAATGGTGGTTAAGAACCCTGTCATTATTGCATTAATGCATTTTAATAACTATGTAGAACATTATAGGtaagtttgaataattttttattttattagtatCATAAAGGAGAGAGTATTTGCTTGCCtgtatttaaaaattagtaattCTAGAGGTCTTACATTTGACTTTGAAGTATTTCCAGGTGGGCTGACACTTGAATTTACTTGATGtttgtttccaaaatatttttctgtgataAACCTTTTGGTCTTTCCTTCTATATGCTTCGTGAAGAACTGCCTTCTTGGGATTTAGTTCTGATAAATGGTAGATGATTTCagcaaatggaaatgaattttttgAGAATTTATGTAAGCTCTCAATTTCTGTCtctcacagggtattgaatacaAAGTTGGGAAATTCCCATTTGCTGCTAACAGCAGAGCTAAGACAAACGCTGACACAGATGGCATGGTGAAGATTCTCGGGCAGAAGTCAACAGACAGAGTATTGGGAGCACATATTCTAGGACCAGTGAGTATTGTAAAGCCAGAAATCCCATTAGGATTTCTGGAAAACATTGCTATTTAGTACATTAATTTAAAACCACCTAGTGGTTACATTCTGAGGTTATTATTTACTAGCAGAAGTTTGAACATAGCCTCTTTGTGCGTTGTTTCTAGCACTGACAGTCTTGCCTATCATATCCTCTGTTTTCCATGCCGCAACTAAGTTTTCCCTTTAAAACACACACCAGGCCATTTGCCTGCTTAAAACTCTCTGGTGGTCCTTTCCACTTCAGACTTACACCCAGGGCTCCACTGAATTTTGGTCCTGACTATCTGACATCATCTCTTTCCAATCATTCTCTTTGCTCATTAATTCCCTGTCTCATGggccttctctgttttttttctttgtatttttttgataggtaagaagttggtttatttagagagaaacatacTCCACAGAGTATGGGCCATCTCAGAAAGTGAGAGCACCTTCTCACAATTTCTTAATAGGCCAAAACTTGTCCCATTTTAAAACCTTTGTGCTTATAGACCGTTTGTTTAGAATCCTGTCTCTCCAGATCTTTGTATGACTGGCTTATTTAGCTTGGTTCAAATGTTACCTTCTAAGAGAAGCCTTTCCTACCACTGCATTTGAAGTATGCCCTCCCCTAGGTATCTGATGTATCAGTGATGATAATAGAACATTTGAGTGCTTACTCTGTAACAGTTTTTCCTAAATACATGCATTAACTTGGGTTTTCAGGGCTCTGTGCAGTAGGTGTTGTTCATCCCATTTTTAAGGTGAGTAAAATGGAATGAAGCACAGTCAGTGAGTAATTGAGGTAGTAAGTGGTAAGATTGGAATGCAGGCCATTTCTCTTCAGAGCCCAAGCTCTTCTGTGCTACTGTTTTCTGTTAGGATTTTTCCAACTGGGGGCAGTTTAGAACTATTCTAATCTGTCCTATGAGATAGTAGTTGTTTTGCCATAGAAACAGAATTACTTCTTGATTTACTGTTTTAAAGGGTGCTGGTGAAATGGTAAATGAAGCTGCACTTGCACTGGAATATGGCGCGTCCTGTGAAGACATAGCTCGAGTCTGTCATGCACATCCGGTAACAACACACACAATTAATGGCTACCTAAGTTTTCTTCTGACCCACAAATACTTGgtttttaattctaaatttctTCCCTTTCAGACCTTATCAGAAGCTTTTAGAGAAGCAAACTTGGCTGCATCATTTGGCAAATCAATCAACTTTTAAATTAGAAGATTATATTTTTCTGCAATTTCCTGGGGACTTTTGTAGAGGGCACATTTCTGAACAGGAAATGCTCACAGCTGCAAAAATTTCTAGGACTGAATTATGAAACTTTTGGAAGGTATTTAATAGGTTTGGACAGAATTGAATAATCTCttatctatattttaaataaatataatattgtttCACTGCATTAATATCTGCAGGAAAAAAGCTACTTATAGTAGCTTCCTGGAAAATTTTCTTCACCCATATTTT encodes the following:
- the DLD gene encoding dihydrolipoyl dehydrogenase, mitochondrial; its protein translation is MQSWSRVYCSLVKRGHFSRISHGLQGVSVVPLRTYADQPIDADVTVIGSGPGGYVAAIKAAQLGFKTVCVEKNETLGGTCLNVGCIPSKALLNNSHFYHLAHGKDFASRGIEMSEVRLNLEKMMEQKSNAVKALTGGIAHLFKQNKVVHVNGYGKITGKNQVTATKADGSTQVIDTKNILIATGSEVTPFPGITIDEDTIVSSTGALSLKKVPEKLVVIGAGVIGVELGSVWQRLGADVTAVEFLGHVGGVGIDMEISKNFQRILQKQGFKFKLNTKVTGATKKSDGKIDVSIEAASGGKAEVITCDVLLVCIGRRPFTQNLGLEELGIELDPRGRIPVNTRFQTKIPNIYAIGDVVAGPMLAHKAEDEGIICVEGMAGGAVHIDYNCVPSVIYTHPEVAWVGKSEEQLKEEGIEYKVGKFPFAANSRAKTNADTDGMVKILGQKSTDRVLGAHILGPGAGEMVNEAALALEYGASCEDIARVCHAHPTLSEAFREANLAASFGKSINF